The following proteins are encoded in a genomic region of Candida albicans SC5314 chromosome 4, complete sequence:
- the CMD1 gene encoding calmodulin (Calmodulin; calmodulin inhibitors cause a defect in hyphal growth; transcript not regulated by yeast-hyphal transition; mutation confers hypersensitivity to cytochalasin D and high concentrations of tunicamycin; gene has intron), which translates to MAEKLSEQQIAEFKEAFSLFDKDSDGKITTKELGTVMRSLGQNPSESELTDMINEVDVNSDGSIDFPEFLTMMARKMKDTDSEAEIAEAFKVFDRNGDGKISAAELRHVLTSIGEKLSDADVDQMIKEADTNNDGEIDIQEFTSLLAAK; encoded by the exons ATG GCTGAAAAATTATCAGAACAACAAATTGCTGAATTCAAAGAagcattttctttattcGATAAAGATAGCGATGGCAAAATAACTACCAAAGAATTAGGTACAGTTATGAGATCTTTAGGCCAAAACCCATCTGAAAGTGAGTTGACTGACATGATAAATGAAGTTGATGTCAACTCTGATGgttcaattgatttcccGGAATTTTTGACTATGATGGCAAGAAAGATGAAGGATACAGACTCAGAGGCAGAAATTGCAGAAGCATTCAAAGTATTTGACAGAAACGGTGATGGGAAAATCAGTGCTGCCGAGTTAAGACACGTTTTGACTTCAATTGGTGAGAAATTGTCTGATGCTGATGTGGATCAAATGATTAAAGAAGCTGATACCAACAATGATGGTGAGATTGATATCCAAGAATTTACTCTGTTATTAGCAGCTAAATAA
- the MED3 gene encoding Med3p (RNA polymerase II mediator complex subunit) gives MSDKPKNENKLPDILKIDEITSGKVDPQLIYDEIERLKAEINTLRNDMSLFLQALATIPPNQSQTEYYKLVVSRLKKVQDSIDDYCEKYNKLLPIINLAQIKLGHDVEGPPPSKIKSETSTNNNTPNMGNKTTPVMGNKTTPVMGNSSTPSIVTANTNTAAYSTSSNTAAKPTKKATKRASVSNKDMGSSANQPIVI, from the coding sequence ATGTCTgataaaccaaaaaatgaGAACAAACTTCCTGATATACTCAAGATAGATGAAATAACTTCAGGAAAAGTAGATCCACAGTTGATTTATGATGAGATAGAGCGTTTGAAAGCGGAAATAAATACATTAAGAAATGATATGTCACTTTTCCTCCAAGCGTTGGCTACTATACCCCCAAATCAATCACAAACGGAATACTACAAATTGGTAGTATCTAGGTTAAAAAAAGTGCAAGATAGCATTGATGATTATTGTGAGAAATATAACAAGCTATTGCCGATCATTAATCTCGCTCAAATAAAGTTGGGGCACGATGTTGAAGGGCCACCTCCaagtaaaataaaatccGAAACTtcaactaataataatacgCCAAATATGGGGAATAAGACGACACCTGTAATGGGGAATAAGACGACACCTGTAATGGGGAATAGCAGTACACCCAGTATTGTGACAGCTAATACCAATACAGCAGCATACCTGACGTCAAGCAATACTGCGGCGAAACCTACAAAGAAAGCAACCAAGAGGGCCTCGGTGAGCAATAAAGATATGGGAAGTAGTGCCAATCAACCAATTGTCATTTAA
- the HOS1 gene encoding histone deacetylase (Histone deacetylase; similar to S. cerevisiae Hos1; has conserved deacetylation motif; slightly greater expression in white cells than in opaque cells) yields MNSVCLLYTIYPQKENVCSVCKQKKNAPQKKPCPPPCKYCQTSPMATKRKVYITLSESATKIVDLLPSNKGRQSLVLGLIEAYKLIDLCDGTIDIYPAQTKDLTTYHDDEFVKHLMGPRTFLDKNFNKIDKAETDLTNVVIEENDLDEKYGLTFDCYPFPSLDLYVQLTAASSINAARKIVQQVKETNDQIIAVNWYGGRHHCHKSHAAGFCYVNDVVLSINILRKNLGSVFYLDLDLHHGDGVENAFKFSKKVATCSIHRYDIGFYPGTGSLKSSRENTYNIPTEKGLNDSSMLWIIKEIVAPLISNFGPRAIVIQCGCDGLALDTHKEWNMTIKGYRDSIDWILSHFSEIPIMLLGGGGYSHTETAKCWTYLTGSVLGVSDIDTWDILPEHKNLDAYEKDGFRFWTDHNSGPSKMKDHNSVEYLNDIKTHLLSL; encoded by the coding sequence ATGAACTCTGTTTGTCTCTTATATACTATTTACccccaaaaagaaaatgtttGTAGCGTATgtaaacaaaagaaaaacgCCCCCCAGAAAAAACCATGTCCACCACCATGCAAGTATTGTCAAACACTGCCAATGGcaacaaagagaaaagtGTACATTACACTATCAGAGTCTGCAACCAAGATAGTAGATCTACTCCCGTCCAATAAGGGAAGACAGTCGTTAGTACTAGGTTTAATCGAGGCATATAAATTGATAGACTTGTGTGATGGAACTATAGATATTTATCCCGCTCAAACTAAAGATCTTACAACATATCACGACGACGAGTTTGTTAAACATTTGATGGGACCTCGAACATTTCTagataaaaatttcaacaaaattgatAAGGCAGAAACAGATTTAACAAATGTTGTAATAGAGGAAAATGATCTAGATGAGAAATATGGACTAACTTTCGATTGTTATCCATTCCCATCTTTGGACTTATATGTGCAGTTAACTGCAGCTTCTAGTATAAATGCTGCTAGAAAAATAGTTCAACAGGTCAAGGAAACCAATGATCAAATAATTGCAGTGAATTGGTATGGAGGAAGACACCATTGCCACAAATCTCATGCAGCTGGGTTCTGCTATGTGAATGATGTGGTACTATCAATTAATATTCTACGTAAAAATTTGGGTTCTGTGTTTTATCTTGATTTAGATTTGCATCATGGGGATGGGGTTGAAAACGCATTCAAGTTTTCCAAAAAAGTTGCTACTTGTTCGATACATAGATATGATATTGGATTCTATCCTGGTACTGGGAGTTTAAAAAGCTCTAGGGAGAATACATACAATATTCCAACTGAGAAGGGGCTAAATGATTCTAGTATGTTATGGATaatcaaagaaattgtAGCTCCCTTGATACTGAATTTTGGCCCAAGGGCTATTGTCATTCAATGTGGTTGTGATGGATTGGCTCTAGATACACATAAGGAATGGAATATGACTATTAAGGGGTATCGTGACAGTATAGACTGGATACTAAGTCATTTTAGTGAAATTCCAATAATGTTATTAGGTGGTGGAGGGTACAGCCATACAGAGACAGCAAAATGTTGGACATATCTTACAGGTCTGGTTCTAGGGGTCAGTGATATCGATACATGGGATATACTACCAGAACACAAAAATTTAGATGCATATGAAAAAGATGGTTTCAGATTTTGGACGGATCACAATTCAGGTCCTAGTAAAATGAAAGATCACAATAGTGTAGAATATTTAAATGACATTAAAACCCATTTATTGTCTCTATAA
- a CDS encoding deoxycytidyl transferase (Ortholog(s) have DNA-directed DNA polymerase activity, deoxycytidyl transferase activity and role in error-free translesion synthesis, error-prone translesion synthesis) → MDNDQENANSEEYPSFLRSLDDESFITHIQDLNKQHSQKNRQDYPFEHVSTPKKMASFNSAISSDPFDDGLDEEIINHVNKIDDKKALSGDEDDNNKETVGKLHEFGDYATYFHSKRLKQQKQDEEYVKWDKKRRKLQNVEYEPKQIFKGCSIFVNGHTNPSITEIHRLVILHGGQFVSYMVNKSSVTHIVCDRLTPRKSIQFKNCRVVKAQWIVDSVAQQTLLDWTLYRSISEVAYDQRRLDFAKQSTIEESKEINGECENNKEEDLDGEINSSLFGEDNADFLDKSQELETFFEKREGLVQEPEEDLPVVTDEPPQSGKGIHKVNNKYVLDARHPDFLPNFFANSRLHHLSVWKADLRLKFLRRIVKERLHQPASHFQNPFIDPGEKKVIMHIDFDCFFATASCLKRPDLDSSKHPIAVSHGGKTSDIASCNYVARKYGVKNGMWLMQATKLCPDLILLPYEFESYEKFSSEFYNYLLTSKFFDSIFPVSIDEVLVDATSYCHSGVSDSVSLVNELATRIRKDVFKLTNCPVSVGASTNVLLAKLALRKAKPNGQFYLFDDIEKFLESIYIKDLPGFGRGILEKLNSEIQSSNPQIKDVVTISKQRLVQLLGEKTGTKLFEYARGMDETSIEIDTNNPEAVLGRKSVSVDVNFGIRFDTVEELDDFLMRLSRELYQRLVSLGICGSSLTLKLAKRAEGASINPPKFLGMGRCDFVNKSSKLGVPTNDWGIIGNEVKVLYRMVNIPVKELRGISITISKLVDAEGVKSNKQMRLPFKKAESNALSVRDLKQLQKMSDSKDNKSQKLIFSKQSPEKRHVNKVLISHEFADFKSLDWEVFHVLPDEIKSELKVELRRRGMLSEKSTPTKGKTYLQQLLPTQAGNAPKYIRVTESPQRRKSPRKSRSETSSPIKVTKQEPVYEESQSYDTSVLNELPSSIKESVIRDVEYKEKIKKFDLVSMRDKLAQKLENKKVPVNEVTSDWLKSQEKLNKTPLFLNEQLKDNELSVKLDDWVKSSLLQGGPHEEDMDYFALFVQTMLQRDQFNRVLLLLRRLKERLKYHKTLINCQVFNEEEYLVYEESFEDWYKQLDNKVQPLVDCYSKEKKIQVGYIGVV, encoded by the coding sequence ATGGATAATGATCAGGAAAACGCTAACTCTGAAGAGTATCCTAGTTTCTTGAGATCTTTAGATGATGAGAGTTTTATCACACATATCCAAGATTTAAACAAGCAGCATCTGCAAAAGAATCGGCAAGACTATCCCTTTGAACATGTCTCTACACCCAAAAAGATGGCGTCTTTCAACAGTGCCATCAGTTCAGACCCTTTTGACGATGGattagatgaagaaataatCAATCATGTTAACAAAATTGACGACAAGAAAGCTTTATCCGGTGACGAAGatgacaacaacaaagaaacaGTGGGTAAATTGCATGAATTTGGTGATTATGCCACTTATTTCCATTCTAAAAGattgaaacaacaaaaacaagatGAAGAGTATGTGAAATGGGATAAGAAGAGACGCAAATTGCAAAATGTCGAATACGAGCCGAAGCAGATTTTTAAAGGGTGTTctatttttgtaaatggGCATACGAATCCCTCTATAACAGAGATTCATAGATTAGTGATTCTACACGGTGGACAATTTGTGAGCTACATGGTTAATAAGTCAAGTGTGACACATATAGTTTGTGATCGATTGACACCCCGAAAAAGTATACAGTTCAAAAATTGTCGCGTTGTGAAAGCTCAGTGGATTGTGGACTCTGTTGCACAACAGACATTACTAGATTGGACACTTTACAGACTGATACTGGAAGTAGCTTATGACCAAAGAAGATTGGATTTTGCCAAACAACTGACTATTGAAGAAAGCAAGGAGATAAACGGCGAATGTGAGAATAATAAAGAGGAGGACTTAGATGGTGAGATAAATTCGTCCTTATTTGGTGAGGATAACGCAGACTTCTTAGATAAACTGCAAGAGTTGGAAACTTTTTTTGAGAAACGTGAAGGTCTTGTACAAGAGCCAGAAGAGGACTTGCCAGTTGTAACTGATGAGCCTCCACAATCGGGTAAAGGTATTCATAAAGTGAATAACAAGTACGTCCTAGATGCACGGCATCCAGACTTTCTTCCAAACTTCTTTGCAAACTCCAGATTACACCATCTCAGTGTATGGAAGGCTGATCTAAGGCTTAAGTTTCTTCGTAGAATAGTGAAGGAAAGGTTGCACCAGCCAGCTAGTCACTTTCAAAATCCATTCATAGACCCAGGTGAGAAAAAAGTAATTATGCACATTGACTTTGACTGTTTTTTTGCTACTGCATCTTGTTTGAAGCGACCAGATCTAGACCTGAGTAAGCATCCTATAGCGGTTTCACATGGTGGTAAAACTTCTGATATAGCTAGTTGCAATTATGTTGCTCGAAAATATGGGGTTAAAAATGGCATGTGGCTCATGCAAGCGACAAAATTGTGTCCTGACTTAATTTTGTTACCCTATGAGTTTGAAAgttatgaaaaattttcttctgAATTTTACAATTACCTATTGACAagcaaattttttgattctaTTTTCCCTGTCCTGATTGATGAAGTGTTAGTTGATGCCACATCTTATTGTCATAGTGGAGTCAGTGATAGTGTGAGTTTAGTAAATGAATTGGCTACTCGCATTCGCAAAGATGTGTTTAAGTTAACAAATTGTCCCGTGAGTGTTGGTGCTTCAACAAATGTCCTCTTGGCCAAATTGGCTCTTAGAAAGGCAAAACCTAATGGCCAGTTTTACTTGTTTGATGACATTGAAAAGTTTTTGGAatctatatatatcaaaGATTTGCCGGGTTTTGGAAGAGGGATATTAGAGAAATTAAATTCAGAAATACAGTCTAGTAACCCTCAAATCAAAGATGTTGTCACTATACTGAAACAAAGACTTGTCCAGTTATTAGGAGAGAAAACAGGCACCAAGTTGTTTGAATATGCCAGAGGAATGGATGAAACAAGTATCGAAATTGATACCAATAACCCTGAAGCGGTGTTAGGTAGAAAATCTGTTTCGGTAGATGTTAATTTTGGTATCAGATTTGACActgttgaagaattggatgATTTTTTGATGAGGCTTTCTCGAGAATTATATCAGAGACTTGTATCTCTCGGTATATGTGGATCTAGTTTAACTCTTAAACTTGCCAAAAGAGCTGAGGGTGCAAGTATAAACCCACCTAAATTTTTGGGAATGGGGCGTTGTGATTTTGTCAATAAATCTTCCAAATTAGGTGTACCAACCAATGATTGGGGTATCATAGGCAACGAAGTGAAAGTACTTTACAGGATGGTGAACATTCCTGTTAAGGAGTTGCGTGGTATTTCAATTACTATTTCAAAACTAGTGGACGCTGAAGGTGTCAAATCTAATAAACAGATGAGATTGCCCTTTAAAAAGGCAGAGAGCAATGCATTGAGTGTGAGGGATTTAAAGCAATTGCAAAAGATGTCTGATTCGAAAGATAATAAATCTCAGAAATTGATATTCAGCAAGCAACTGCCAGAAAAAAGACATGTTAATAAAGTTTTAATTCTGCACGAATTTGCTGATTTCAAAAGCTTGGATTGGGAGGTTTTCCATGTACTACCTGATGAAATCAAACTGGAACTAAAAGTAGAATTAAGACGGCGTGGCATGCTATCAGAGAAATCAACTCCAACAAAAGGGAAAACTTACTTGCAGCAGTTGTTACCCACTCAAGCAGGAAATGCCCCTAAATATATAAGAGTGACTGAATCGCCTCAAAGAAGGAAGTCTCCTAGAAAGAGTAGACTGGAAACACTGCTGCCAATTAAAGTTACAAAACAGGAACCTGTATATGAAGAGTCTCAGTCATATGATACCTCAGTATTAAATGAGTTACCGTCTTCGATTAAGGAATCTGTCATAAGGGATGTGGAgtataaagaaaagattaAAAAGTTTGACTTGGTTTCAATGCGAGATAAATTGGCTCAAAAATTAGAGAACAAAAAAGTGCCAGTAAACGAGGTTACGTCAGACTGGCTCAAAAGCCAAGAAAAACTTAATAAAACACCTTTATTCTTGAATGAGCAATTGAAGGATAATGAGTTATCTGTAAAGTTGGATGATTGGGTGAAATCGTCCCTACTTCAAGGAGGACCACACGAGGAAGACATGGATTATTTTGCTTTGTTTGTACAGACAATGTTGCAACGAGATCAGTTTAATAGagttttgttgttattgaGAAGACTTAAGGAAAGATTAAAGTACCATAAAACCTTAATAAACTGTCAAGTTTtcaatgaagaagaatatttGGTGTATGAAGAATCGTTTGAAGATTGGTATAAACAATTAGATAACAAAGTACAGCCACTAGTTGATTGTTATTCAAAGGAGAAAAAGATTCAAGTGGGCTATATAGGAGTTGTTTAG
- a CDS encoding uncharacterized protein (Ortholog of C. dubliniensis CD36 : Cd36_45590, C. parapsilosis CDC317 : CPAR2_501450, Candida tenuis NRRL Y-1498 : CANTEDRAFT_105024 and Debaryomyces hansenii CBS767 : DEHA2D12364g) encodes MRFGQTQNSNNRTKRGTGSDNYLGSDTNITDNDFSNSSSSLASSIEKTLPEYINNKPFKSNNTQKGIYVPPHKSKRGASSYRKKGSNSNATLTPEEQEKNKQRLARFAKSKSAPKDEFGLVSRGNDTRLRNNEHDRVEFYRQILFQFVRFCSCSTPNSLHLGLSKLINEEDYQSIDNTDSDFPKPENITMDSILLSTRKLREALLCDPPSAFHKKVFMFSVRISSVLGHYQTYIPSINYLILHRAELDLSDLEFEEIATILILHLVHLNENIPRAIQLYFRYIPHKKEILTVIQSWINGNYYHWVRIYNEERNEAIVSLMKLGHDKMVRRLIKTISCCYYTLQKSDLEQNYLPHDLNFDELVSKHKINWKLSDDGKTVIIRERKKKVVS; translated from the coding sequence ATGAGATTTGGACAGACTCAGAATAGTAACAACAGAACCAAGAGAGGGACGGGATCAGATAATTATTTAGGTTCTGATACCAACATAActgataatgatttctCCAATTCACTGTCATCATTGGCATCATCAATAGAGAAAACACTTCCAGAgtacatcaacaacaaaccgTTCAAATCGAACAACACTCAGAAAGGTATATATGTTCCACCACACAAGTCAAAGCGCGGAGCGTCTAGTTATAGAAAGAAGGGATCTAATCTGAATGCAACATTAACTCCAGAAGAACAGGAGAAGAACAAACAAAGATTGGCTAGGTTTGCAAAATCCAAGTCGGCTCCTAAAGATGAATTTGGGTTAGTCAGTAGAGGAAATGACACCAGACTTCGTAACAATGAACATGATAGAGTAGAGTTTTACCGCCAAATACTATTCCAGTTTGTTCGATTTTGCTCTTGCAGCACCCCAAATTCTTTACATCTTGGTCTTTCTAAGTTGAtcaatgaagaagattatCAAAGTATAGACAACACCGATAGCGATTTTCCCAAACCGGAAAATATAACCATGGATTCAATACTTTTATCAACTCGAAAATTACGTGAAGCTCTTCTTTGTGATCCACCTAGTGCATTTCATAAAAAAGTCTTTATGTTTTCAGTTCGTATATCTTCGGTGTTGGGTCACTATCAGACATATATACCGAgtatcaattatttaatattaCACAGAGCGGAATTGGATCTTTCTGACCTAGAGTTCGAAGAGATAGCTACTATCCTAATACTTCATCTTGTACATctaaatgaaaatatacCACGAGCGATCCAGTTATATTTCAGATATATTCCCCATAAAAAGGAGATTCTAACTGTTATTCAAAGCTGGATTAACGGGAATTACTACCATTGGGTCAGAATTTAcaatgaagaaagaaacgAAGCCATTGtttcattaatgaaattgggTCATGATAAAATGGTACGTCGTCTAATAAAAACTATAAGCTGTTGCTATTACACGTTGCAAAAATCTGATCTTGAACAGAACTATTTACCTCATGACTTGAATTTTGACGAACTTGTTTCCAAACATAAGATCAATTGGAAACTCTCTGATGACGGCAAAACTGTCATTATTAGGgagagaaagaagaaagtgGTTTCTTAA